A region from the Vicia villosa cultivar HV-30 ecotype Madison, WI linkage group LG3, Vvil1.0, whole genome shotgun sequence genome encodes:
- the LOC131656022 gene encoding carbonic anhydrase 2-like, with amino-acid sequence MANQSSELAIDQLKKLLSEKEELNEVATSKIEELIVELQKLGCDPHQTPAEKRITDGFAHFKHTNFDKNPELYDRLAKGQSPKFMVFACSDSRVSPSVILNFQPGEAFMVRNIANLVPPFNQLRYSGVGATIEYAITALKVQNILVIGHSHCGGISRLMSHPKDGSAPYDFIDDWVKIGFPAKVKVLKEYPTHDFKEQCKFCELESVKHSLVNLHTYPYVVTGIKNKNLALLGGYYDFVKGEFKLWKYESHV; translated from the exons ATGGCAAATCAATCATCTGAGCTAGCCATTGATCAACTCAAGAAGCTTCTCAG TGAGAAAGAGGAACTTAATGAGGTGGCCACATCAAAAATTGAGGAGCTTATAGTTGAGTTGCAGAAATTGGGATGTGATCCACACCAAACTCCTGCTGAGAAGAGAATCACTGATGGCTTTGCTCATTTCAAGCACACCAACTTtga CAAGAATCCGGAATTGTATGATCGACTTGCTAAGGGACAATCCCCTAAG TTTATGGTATTTGCTTGCTCTGACTCTAGAGTGAGTCCTTCTGTTATTCTGAACTTTCAACCTGGTGAAGCTTTCATGGTCAGAAACATTGCTAACTTGGTCCCTCCATTTAATCAG TTAAGATATAGTGGAGTTGGTGCAACAATTGAGTATGCTATTACAGCTCTAAAG GTGCAAAACATCTTGGTTATTGGACATAGTCACTGCGGCGGAATTTCGAGGCTAATGAGTCATCCAAAGGATGGTTCTGCTCCATA TGACTTCATAGATGATTGGGTGAAAATAGGTTTTCCAGCCAAAGTGAAGGTCCTAAAAGAATATCCAACCCATGATTTCAAAGAACAATGCAAATTCTGTGAATTG GAATCAGTGAAACACTCACTAGTGAACCTGCACACATACCCGTATGTTGTTACAGGAATAAAGAACAAGAATTTGGCATTGTTGGGAGGTTACTATGATTTTGTGAAAGGAGAATTCAAGCTTTGGAAGTATGAATCTCATGTATGA